TAGCCCGTTCTGCTGTAATCTCTGTTTATCATCGAAGTAGATGTTTGGTAGGACCAGACAGCTGGCTTGAGTTGGTGTATCCTTCCATCAGAATTTATTTTAGTTTTTACCTTTCAGCTCTGGACTCGATTTGTTGAGGGTTCTCTTGCCTTCTGCAAACTGCTGTAGATGCCATAAGGTGAAATATCCCTTTGGTGCGCCATAGAGTATGCATACATTGTATCCATGAATCCATGATAGCGACAGGCTGGTCTGTGCCTCTGTGGAAACCCATGAGCATGTTGATTGGGATATTCCAAAATTTGTGTCCTTTTCTTTCTCCTTCACTGCCCTTGAATATTGAatttttggtgtatttatttatttttctatgcATTTAGATATGATTGTCCCTTTGATAAACAAAGAGAGCAATGGTCTGCCCTTCCATTTTTCAACCACACaatatatatgttccaaataaAAACTACTCCATAGCAGATATACGTGAGTTTGGATATGATCAATGTTGCTTTCAGCAGTAATTACCACATGCCACCACATCAAGCCTCAAGGACTAGGACCTTGTAGAAATATCTTTTTTGGAAATGAGAAGAAATTGTGGTATCAGTATATGGGTTTACTGTAGGTAGCAAGTATAATTGATGGCAATATTTGTGACTTTAAACCTGAAGTTGTCTCTAGCAACTATCCTATCACATTCTTTTTGAATTATCGTATGCTTGgaccatctttttttttcttggcaGATTTTCTGCAATTAGTTATCAGATTAAATTATAAATTGCACCAGAATGTTTGCAAGTAACTGTTTTCATGCAAATTACGGAAACCTATGATGTGCAGGTTATCTGAATGATCCAGAAGCGACAAAGAACACCATTGATAAGGATGGATGGCTGCACACTGGGGACATTGGTTATGTGGACGATGACGATGAGATCTTCATTGTTGACAGGCTCAAGGAGATAATCAAATACAAAGGCTTCCAAGTACCTCCTGCAGAACTTGAGGCCCTTCTCATCACACATCCTGAAATTAAGGATGCTGCTGTTGTCTCGTAAGTTGATCCCACACATAATCCTGAAATGACATTAGGTCACATGGACCATATCACTCTGGTGTCAAGGAATTAATTCTTCTGGATCAACTGCAGAATGAAAGATGAACTTGCTGGTGAAGTCCCTGTTGCATTCATTATACGGAGTGAAGGCTCTGAGATTAGTGAGAACGAGATCAAACAGTTTGTTGCAAAGGAGGTAATACCAAATCTTGACTTTCGGAAAACAATAATCAACACAATTATTACATATCAGTGCATGTCTACAAACAGTAGTGTTGAAAGGACTGTAAACTAAGTTGCATCATGTAAAATATAAGAAATGCTTGCATCAGTTCATGTGTCTGGCATTTGAAAGGAAAAATACTATGATCCAAACTTTCCAAAGAGTCCATATCTCATTACAGTTTCTACTTTGTTATAGGTCGTGTTCTACAAGAGGATCAACAGAGTTTTCTTCACGGATTCCATTCCGAAGAATCCCTCCGGCAAGATTCTTAGGAAGGACCTGAGAGCGCGGCTTGCTGTGGGCATTCCGAGCAGTGACAACACACAGTCCAAAAGTTGATATTTTGGTgctgttcttttctagtttcgaCACCTTTGTCAAAAATCATGCTTTACTATTCATGAGATGGCAATGGTATATATGAAAAGGCCAAGCGATCGATATTGATTCTAATAGATGGGTAAGGTATACTTTGTTTGTTTGTGTccgacatatatatataaaaaggCCAAGCGATCGTTATTGATTCTAATAGATGGGTACGGTATGCTTTGTTTGTTTGTGTCCGACATATGTATTTGTATCATGTATAGATATCGTTTTGACAACAAATGCTGATTATAATGTATACCATCTTTAGGTTAACCTATTATTCATAAAGGGTCAACCCTAGTCCTGATTGTGTCTGCTCTCTGTTACATAAATCCATACCGCTTTGGTGAAATGAAATGACAGACTTATCAATCTCGTATTGGGTACCCTACAGGCTACAAAACTGAGCCATGTTGGGTTCATATTGAAATtgaaatttggaagataaaagtcGGTGAGTTTGGAGCAAGAATTTACTGGAATACTCTAACAGTCCCATTTTTCAACTGGAAGTCTACAAGTAAGAGGCAACATATTATTATCTACGAAATACACTGGCGAACATGCATACTCATGTCTCCACTAATGTATCAAATGCAACAAAAGCGAAAGAAAATAGAAGTACACACCTCTtagagggagagaggagggaAAACAGGAGTAGGACTGTAGTAGTACACTCTAGAGTAGAACTCTACTATCTCCATCTTCATAGCCCAGGTCACCCTTCATATGGGCCTGCACTTCGTCACGGCCCAGTGTTAGATTCTCCGGAGAAAGCGAGAAGCACACCCGGCCCAGCTGACGCCTTTGGGCCCAGAGCTAGTGCGCGGCGTGGGTCCCCGGCGAGTAGTGGCGGAAGACGTTGCGCGCGGAGGCCGCGGAGAGGACGGCGGTTCCCACGGCGGCCAGCATCCCGAGCACGAGGCTGCCGCCGATCTGCTCGCAGAAGCGGGTGTAGATGTTGCAGAGCTTGGTCCACTGCAGCGCGTGCGCGCCGTCCAGCGCGATCACGCACGCCTGCGCCGCTGCCACCGTCGTCGCGAACGTCGTGTACGCGCACGCCTGCGGCCATAGGCACAGAGCGAGCGGCGCATGCCAGAGTTAGCTTGCGTGTGCGAGACGCTGGGCGCTGCCGTGCCGTGCTCGCAGCACAGCGAAACCAAAGCATAACATGTCGAGATGGATACGGAGTAGATGACGAGCAAACAGACAGACCGTGCAGTGGTAGTGTGGTACTGGTACAGTTTAGCTGGAGACATATGAGTATGGCGCTATTTATGGTGATTTGGGCTTTGTTCAGTTCATCTACTAAAGTTTACTCCATATCaacgtttatatatatatatatatatatatatatatgaagtattaagtatagactaaaaaataattaattacacagtttacgaTTAATTtgagagacgaatcttttaagcataattaggccAAGATACGACAGTATGGTGCTACAGTAGCACATATGTTAATGaggtttaattaggcttaataaattcgtctagcGGATTATTGATGGATTCTGTCATTTGTTTTTTCTATCAGTACTCCGACACCCCATGTGACACCCGATATGACACCTAAAACTTTACGCACTGGATTTAAATAAGGTCTTGTTTTTGTTGCTGCTGTGTGTCCTGTGGCTAGTAGCCGTACTGTTTGAGTGTTCTCTGTGAATCTGCAGGGGCTGTAGCTGCGGTTGTTGGCAACAAAGGGGCGGCAGTGCATGCGGGTCCTTCCTTCTCCGGCGCGGCGGCCGTGTGTAGCTCGAGGTGTttcttaggccagtctcagtgcaCCGTTTCAATACACTGTTTCCCATAAAAAAATGATGACAAAGCAGCAATGAAACGAGTATTGAAACAACATCCACAGTGCAGCTATTTCACTTTGCCGTTTCCCATGCTTTGCAAAGCAATTAATTGCTGTTTGCTTATCGGATCATATGCATCCTTAATTCTGTAGCCATTTCACAGCAAATTGTACACACGAGCAAAGAGAAACAGGCCCCAAGGCCGCAGCGGATCGAGGAAGACGAGATGAAACCCCTCAGCGCTGGTTTCATTTCCGTTTCACTCTCTGGGAAACAACGCCAGCACGGTGTCACCATGGTGAAACGCTGGTgctctctctcctcctcgttcCAATCAAATTGCTGATGTGTCACTATATTTAATGTGCATGGCACTATGGTGAaacccccactgagactggccttatgGCTTCTATTGCCTTGAGCAATCAATGTGCTGTGTCCTACACTCCTGCTGCTAtgttcagcccttgtttagttccacctcaacttccaaaaagttgctacagtatctgtcacatcgaatgtttgcggcccgtgcatggagcattaaatgtagacgaaaagaaaaactaattgcacagtttggtgggaaattgcgagacgaatgttttgagcctaattagtccatgtttgaacactatttgccaaataaaaacgaacgtgctacagtagccccaaaatccaaatttctccaactaaacaagggctcaatgGTTCACACTTCAGACTTCAGTACCGCTTGGGAGTGGGCTCAAGGCCTCAAGCAAATTGCAGACACTATCGAGTAAACAATCGAGAAATTAGCTGTAGCATCGGAGCCACTGAACCAGGTATGGACCTCacgttttattttattttattttattttatttatttactaAGACAATTCCTTGGAACGAAGTAACACTGGAAAACCTCAGTTTTCCCCCCAAATCATAGCTGCAAAGAAATAAACTCAAACGGCTAACCAACTCGATCACTATTCACTCACACAAGGCGATGTCGTAGTCGTAGTCCACCATATCCACATGACAACCACATATTAGCACGCAAAAACCGCTCTTATTAATGGACGGATGGTGAAGAGAGGTTGCATAATTCCAGCCTTCGCTCGCTTGGAACCGCCTCCTCCATTGATGGCGATCTTGGTGCGCTTAATGAGACCACAGTGATGCAGATGAGAGGTGCAGCAAACGCTATCTTAAATATCAATCATGTTTGCCTTGTCCTTGTGTAGGGATGAGCACCTTTATTTATGAGTTTTCttccttttaaaaaaaaatcattgtatGTAGAAGAAGGGCAGATGGGCACTTTCTGGATGTTTGTTAATTGCAGTACCAGTACGTACATTTCAATGGAGCTGCATCTGTATGGCCGTATGGAGCCTCACAAGTGTACGTTGGAGTAGAGTTGAGTCATAGAGTGCCATGCATTCTGCCGTGTGCTATAGGTAACACAGCTGTCGAATGAAAGGTGCTAATCACTAATTCCAAAATGAACCCGTACTtcctcataagaataaattaacTTTTAGAGCTATCTTTTAAAAAAATTAGGCTTAGAAAAAAGGACTAAGATTTACGACATCAAATTAATATCACCATATGCATCATAAACTATATTTTATAGTGTACCTATTTAGCATCATAAtactttttctataaatttgattaaaATTAAAAAGGTTTAATTTAAGTCTATTAATAGATTTATTCAGAGACGGGTGAGTATTATAGCTATAGGATCCTCTGTGAGCTCAGTACTATCACCAGTCAAAATCGTTTGATAGTTTTCAGGGATGGTGATGCTCCTTTCAGAGAGGTTGTTCGAGAAAAGTTGGATTGGATACTCCACTGTAGCCCTTGTTTGTTGTTTCTGTTTAATTTTCTTACCCAAGGGCCAAAGGTTAGCCCTTTTCTTTCCACTAATTTCAGCAGTTCCGGCtcgtgtatgtgtgtgtgtgttttcacTATGATTCCCAGGATTTCATTTGATTGGGTTTATTCACGCTGTAATTTAATTGTGATAGTGACCAAAAGACATTTCCCCCCACTGGAAGCTTGAAGATTCTTCCAAGGAAAAGGCGGGATGCAACCCTTCCTTTGAAAGAAGACGGAGTACGACTGTACTGTACGTACGAGGGAGGGACGGAGCGAGTTGTTGCGCCTTACCTTGTCGAGCAGGAGGCATGTCCAGGCCAGAGCCCTGCTGCTCCGGCGGCAGGGgctcgcgccgccgccgacgcgccgGGCGAGGTAGAAGCACTTGAGCAGCTGCAGCAGGTGgtaccccgccgccgccgccgccgccatcgccagcACCCTGCGGCCGGGCAGAGATAGTAGAGCACGAGCGCGCGTGTGCACGTACGTACAACCATCAGCACCCGTGCTTGCAGTGCAGAGGCCATGAATGGAAGGCTGCTTACCAGAGCGCCTGGACGTCCTTGACGGTGGCCTTCTTGGTGACGAGCAGCACCGTCTCCGTCTGCGTGCTGAGCCCCACCAGCAGCGCGGCCGCCGCGGCCAGCGCCGCGCACGCGCCCCGCAGGAGGCCCTCCGCCTTCACCTCCCACACCCTCGCCGCGGCCACCATCGCTTAAATTTGCTACTTGTAGTGACTGCAAGCCCTCTCTCTTGCCACGATCGATTCCCCTGCAGGCGCGAGGCGCGTGAACGCCCCGCCAACCGAACGCTCGCTCGCTCGCGCTGGCGCTTCTGACCAGTCGCGAGCGCGAGCGCCTAGTGGTTTCGGGCTTCGGCCTCGATCGTTTCCCCACGCGACATGGGTCGGCCGGGGTCTTATAGGCGCGGGCGCCCGCGCGCGCACGGTTTGTGGCCTTGTGCGTCGGCCCGTCTCGGGTCACGGGTGCTCCACATGGACCGCTGCACGACACGTAGCGGGACATGGTGTACCGCGCGCACGCTACCGAACGAACCTGTGTCTGTGCATGGTGCCCGGCCGGAGGCGGACGGCGTCGCACAGTTGATGGGATCCAAAGGACACGCTGGGATGGGAATATGGGATCCCAGGAAGACACGGCTAGTACAGTAGGAGTTAATGGAATTCATGAGGCGTGGCATGGCTTTTCACAGGGGTTTACGGCAGGGGGGTTAGCCGTGTCGCCGGGTATGCCATACACGCACTCCAACCGACCACACGTACCAATACAGAGTTCACGTGCAGTGCAGGCACTAGGAAACGTGCCAActcgatctctctctctctctctcaacgtaCGAACGGTTGGAATTGGAATCATCAATAGTCATCGCACAGTTGCAACGGTCCGGTGGAGGCAGGCAGCTAGCGTGTGTTAAGAAGCGGATCGGAGTCGGAGAGCCTAGCAATGCTGCAAGCTGCTCCAACGCACAACGCAgtgcatgcagcagcagcacaaCTGCCCGGAGCACGACGTATTGCTGTAGAGTGTATTATAGCCTCTGGGATAGCGCAACTGTTCCGAACCAGCAAGTCGTCGCGTGCTGCGTTTGGCTTTTGCCATTGGCACAGGGACATTTCATTCTCTCGGACAGCTGACGGAGGCAAGGTCTAGATCCGCTGCCTAGTATTTTGGCGCGGAATGCAGCCGTCCGCATTCGACGGCTAGAAATCCGGATCGGAGGATAACTATATTTAAATaatcaattaaaaaaaattagtggacgaaatttttcaaaaaatctctattcctaacaaTAAGAAATCGAAGTTGTTCTTACCATCCACAAATGCAAATTCATTTTATTTCGACACGCGGTATGCGATCTCCAAATTTTGGAAAAAGCCTAAATTACTCCTATAAGTTTAGCCTATTTTCAAATAACACATATACTaatattagagcatctccaaaagttcCCAAAGATTTCTTTTCAAAACCATGGAGTTTTTCAACTCATCAAAAAGTATTGGGAGGAATAAATACGACCTTTCTCCAACAATCCCCAATAATTCActtctaaaatatagaagataattttacatcagaaatcatatactatttctaaattattctaaccacttttatatattctttctctttcTTGTACATTTACATCAGGAAccctttcctactctttattccTTTATATGCCCTTCCATCTTATATTGGCAGACCGATACGCGCGTGGAAAACACTTGGATATATCCGGGCATTCGGTGATTTTTTCcaagtgccaaaagattgggAGATGAGATTGGAACTCTTGGAGATATGTTTTTTTATTCTTGCAAAAAAAAACTAGATTGGGAGGCTTtattgggaactcttggagatgctcttagatgtATCCAAACTTGTATCCAGTTATtacttactccctccgtcccaaaataagtgattTTCTTTTACTTTTAGACTTTTTGTTTGACCTCTCTTGTGAAAACCCATTTGTAGAAATGATTCTTTTTTTTGttatgttgttggagaagatgttgAATGAGTATTGAATCCTTTAtttgtagcgctacccaaaggtcGAATCAGTCTTATATTTTGGGTGTTGTTTTTAGAGATGGTCTAACCCTATCATTTTCCATTGCAACGTAGAGTAGCCACTAGGAATTAAAGGCACTTAACAGTCAGGTAGTACTGTCACTGTAGGGTATTGAAGCTCGATTGGGCACTGACCCGAAGAACAACGGAGCCCGCAATCTTTGCCGCCGCTGCCGCAAACGCGATAGGCCGAGGGTGTGTCGTCGTGTCGTGTGTGTCCATGTGGCTGCGCCGCGCGTGCATGTGCATCTCGGGGTATTAATCACGGTCAGCAGTTGAGTTGGCCAGGCAAGGGAGAAAATAAGTGAAACGATGGCTTAGCTCTGACCATGAAAAGGATAATACACATTTACCACTCCGACAGAGCAAAATGCATTAAATGTCTCTTAACTTATCCGCATGCATCACTTGGATCCGGTTTTTTTTTTGAGTGGGGACCGTCTCCATTGAGCAACCATGCGCACCCACCATAGATTTACAGACTTCTTAAATTTAGAAGaaataattataaaaaaaaactacACATCTCTCATGCGTTAGATGCATGTACATGCACACGTGTCGCAAATACACGATGGATGCCCATGGTTGCTCCATGGAGGCTGTCCCCACCTTTTTTTCCATCCACTAACTTTCAAAGTGCAATTTTAAATCGTTAGACTTTTTATATTGTGTACTGTAAATCCATATCGGTTCAAGAGATGAATAGATCCGGCATGGCGTGTTCATCGTGGGTGGTGGCTTCCTTGTGTATCGAACCGGTTCAGGTGCCGAAAATTTTGCATTGAGCCACTTAAACCTGTGTTAAATGAAAACACAGGGGCCGAGAGAAGGGGAGCGCGCAGGGGCAGGCCCCCCAATGGTCCACGGTACTTAGTACATATAATATAGGTACTAATTAGGAGTAGAGATGAGTTGTATACATGTCGCCGTACCTCTCTATAGCCCACTTAATCCCTGGCCCAATAAACAACAGCTCAACTGGCAGCACCGTGTCTTTTTTAGAACGCATGAATTTCACAGGAATTACGtaagaatttcacaggaatcagtttattttctcaaaaaaaaagcaCATAAACAGgaaaaaaatcccgcattccaaaaGGCCTTATCTACTCCGCGTCGTCTCGACTCCTCGCGTTGATTTTTGTTGAGACGCGCCGCTCCGATCCGCCCGCCGCTCCGAGCTGCCGctgctccctcctctctctcgctAGCCATTCCATGCGCCCACATCGACCACCATCGGCCGATGCTACGTCGTTGTGCAGCCATTCCAGTTTCCAGAAGAAGCAAGGTAATTTGCTCTAACGCCCGGTTTTATTGGTTGAGCGTATGAATCTACCCTTTTATATTCAATTTAGCTATTTGGGATTTGCCAAGATGAAGAAGTAAAAATTAGTTGAGAGTTCTTTAAGCCAGCATCAGGGTCTAGATGCTATATATTTTATCATATACTTCACTTTTTATTTAGTGCATGTTTGGCGCAGCTCCAAGCGCTCCGGCTCCTCGTGCCTTGGTACTGTAGTGTATTGTACTAAGCAGTTTCGAGTAGGACTCCAGCTCGGTCCAAAATGAAACTTATGGAGTCAGAGAAGCAGCTCCCAACAGGCTCCTCACCCGTCAGTTCCGTAGGCGAAGCCTTAAAAGGCATACCAAATAGTCTTATTCTATGTTGTCCCATAAATTTTCATCGACCGTCCGGGTCTCGGCCCATGGTTCCATAAATTAATTTTCATCGACCGTCCGGGTCTCGGCCCATTGTTCCATAAATTTTATCGATCGTATAAAGcctgtttgcttgaacttatcagccgactttaataccagccgaatagGTCAATATAGTTGTACACCCGCTCTAGTTCTTGCTTGGTGCCGCCGCCAGTATCACCGGGAACGTGGTACAATACCATGTTCCTTGTCCTGGGAACATTGTTACTGTTCTAAGAAAGTGGGAACAATCCTGTTCTAggttttcttaaaaaaaagacgtacccagtgcagagagctcccgctctatgcggggtctagggaagggtgtcggTAGCAAGCTttatcctcgcctgtgcaatgcgaggagaccacgactcaagcccgggaccttccagtcacaggcggtaaaACTCCTA
This genomic window from Miscanthus floridulus cultivar M001 unplaced genomic scaffold, ASM1932011v1 fs_106_1_2, whole genome shotgun sequence contains:
- the LOC136530303 gene encoding 4-coumarate--CoA ligase 3-like, with product YLNDPEATKNTIDKDGWLHTGDIGYVDDDDEIFIVDRLKEIIKYKGFQVPPAELEALLITHPEIKDAAVVSMKDELAGEVPVAFIIRSEGSEISENEIKQFVAKEVVFYKRINRVFFTDSIPKNPSGKILRKDLRARLAVGIPSSDNTQSKS
- the LOC136530304 gene encoding CASP-like protein 2C1, whose translation is MVAAARVWEVKAEGLLRGACAALAAAAALLVGLSTQTETVLLVTKKATVKDVQALWVLAMAAAAAAGYHLLQLLKCFYLARRVGGGASPCRRSSRALAWTCLLLDKACAYTTFATTVAAAQACVIALDGAHALQWTKLCNIYTRFCEQIGGSLVLGMLAAVGTAVLSAASARNVFRHYSPGTHAAH